Proteins from a single region of Lates calcarifer isolate ASB-BC8 linkage group LG19, TLL_Latcal_v3, whole genome shotgun sequence:
- the si:ch211-67f13.7 gene encoding zona pellucida sperm-binding protein 3: MNLHLLEGKRFSNWILLSPNRSSCQQQGDRKSPASTTPLSQPSSRRPYPPVTPRSMRPAKIQSDFAYLPDVSVTCSTSDFVVRVKPAFYGLGADADELKLGSSCKSNGVLGPYGDFLFTYPLTACDAVRETPQGYLVYRFVLHYEPSPKRLLSRAHRIDVDIECHYQRNHHVYQLAVKPTWQTAVLRKRLMGRPSDFQIKLMDDSWTIPAKSQVYQLGQTVHFQVSAMHLPSGGKLYISSCYATPSSGSKSSLKYTIIGNFGCMLDSKTDPGASQFIYRTDKTLRFSLKAFQFTADPDTEVSIHCKLSITSEEPSPAHKSCTFTGTRWKALTGDDSICECCDSKCVTSKSRRAMMEGSASSESLLVSDQPYTAEDGFLPVSPSLDSVSNKGKTTVSRHIDKLHSHDHLRESAAVVKYGDDDDYDDQDEEGYMEEELEEDEVESRVILGVMTEPKLEFRHGVLVEEKREAEIMDLNEFEEDGSGYEVEEDFLEGEEEGETSEEREDETSYAQQVIHLSQKEGEVFRHWAQVEQLKVTLQKEVQPLVSEGEEENRKYADSGEEHERTADVERKNDDSLTENVADDGEITWYFTWR, from the exons ATGAATCTCCATTTGCTAGAAGGAAAAAGGTTTTCAAACTGGATACTCCTCAGTCCAAACCGATCAAGCTGTCAGCAGCAGGGCGACAGAAAATCACCTGCCAGTACCACTCCACTGTCTCAACCCAGCTCTCGAAGGCCCTACCCTCCTGTTACACCCCGATCCATGCGCCCAGCAAAGATCCAGTCGGACTTCGCTTACCTCCCCGACGTCTCTGTGACCTGCTCTACGTCTGACTTTGTTGTTCGGGTCAAACCGGCTTTCTACGGTCTGGGCGCGGATGCAGATGAGCTGAAACTAGGCAGCAGTTGCAAGAGCAACGGGGTTCTCGGACCGTACGGTGACTTCCTCTTCACATACCCCCTGACAGCGTGTGATGCCGTGCGCGAG ACGCCTCAAGGTTACCTGGTCTACAGATTCGTGCTCCATTATGAGCCTTCGCCAAAACGGTTGCTAAGCAGAGCGCACCGGATCGACGTTGACATTGAATGCCATTATCAAAG GAACCATCATGTGTACCAGCTGGCTGTAAAGCCCACCTGGCAAACTGCTGTTTTGCGTAAAAGGCTGATGGGGCGTCCCAGTGATTTCCAGATCAAGCTGATGGATG ATTCATGGACCATACCAGCCAAGTCCCAGGTGTACCAGCTCGGGCAGACAGTACATTTCCAGGTCTCTGCTATGCATCTCCCCTCTGGAGGAAAATTGTACATCAGTAGCTGCTATGCAACACCATCCAGTGGCTCTAAATCGTCCCTGAAATACACCATCATTGGCAATTTTGG CTGTATGCTGGACAGCAAGACAGACCCGGGTGCCTCTCAGTTCATCTATCGGACGGACAAGACCCTGCGATTCTCCCTGAAGGCCTTCCAGTTTACTGCTGACCCTGACACTGAG GTCAGCATTCACTGCAAATTATCCATCACATCAGAGGAACCAAGTCCTGCACACAAATCTTGCACCTTCACAGGGACCAG GTGGAAGGCCCTGACTGGTGACGACTCCATATGTGAATGCTGTGATTCAAAATGTGTCACCTCTAAATCCCGGAGGGCCATGATGGAAG gCTCTGCCAGCAGTGAGTCGCTGCTAGTCTCCGATCAGCCGTACACAGCAGAAGATGGTTTTCTACCAGTCAGCCCCTCGCTTGACAGCGTGAGCAACAAAGGCAAGACCACAGTGAGTCGTCACATTGATAAGCTGCACAGTCATGACCATCTGCGGGAAAGTGCAGCTGTAGTAAAGTATGGTGATGACGATGATTATGATGACCAAGACGAAGAAGGCTACATGGAAGAGGAGCTTGAAGAAGATGAAGTGGAAAGCAGGGTTATCCTGGGAGTGATGACAGAGCCCAAGTTAGAGTTCAGGCATGGTGTTTtagtggaggagaagagagaagctGAAATAATGGATTTAAATGAGTTTGAAGAGGATGGCTCTGGGTATGAAGTCGAAGAGGATTTTTTGGAGGgtgaagaagaaggagaaacatctgaggaaagagaagatgagacCTCTTATGCACAGCAGGTGATCCATTTGAGTCAGAAGGAAGGTGAAGTATTCCGTCACTGGGCGCAGGTGGAGCAACTAAAAGTCACCCTACAGAAAGAGGTGCAGCCGCTGGTCTCGGAAGgtgaggaagaaaacaggaagtaTGCAGATAGCGGTGAAGAGCATGAGAGGACAGCTGATGTGGAGAGGAAGAATGATGACAGTCTGACAGAAAATGTAGCAGATGATGGGGAGATAACTTGGTATTTCACATGGAGGTAG
- the LOC108892469 gene encoding uncharacterized protein KIAA1522 homolog, translating into MSNRDSLGFGDLLPQDVVQVFAYEKHSKKGTKKRSHSLGRALGWLKGKKRKDLGSNQQNLGLGPALDLALDGHPAGHQGGHKGGQRSGRQAHPHGNSHAVPKRDDDDKALAPLLLQENVFIETSRPKYLEDLHTEALEGLKLMQQEETSNGVEYQDNESTISNITIHTDREGGGFTTDSTIPDTSSVVSVQSSVSTRSSRSGLTRQGSTFRPLNSGKKSEKMRRRRHRKTVAGIPHHVQRELGLDRAGWTLTQKLDEEQLCNGETDTSPTTDGPQQSAESQKGARAGLQVRKGIQPLNKEQVERLNAAHAGHRDDLALLHRLGPDLTGGDRPRSLAVPWMTTANSLQPGPPSPVMSMSPQAAYMSKIIPNAVLPPSIEVVEISRGRSRSSLRTVSKSSLLLSSPAPSRASSRASSTRTTSSKASNITSASRYNPPNVSDSSCWSNSESSETLVSDSSTISSSSTPRQRRSQDGDASAKEDKVSVHSSLSKASKCTSNGKLVGTVDTVKKEGSFVRSLSVMKPKKAPPPPSRSYSLHNKMKRRSRDLAEVRVSGESSLHKISTTGKENEKNKSGSSPMTSKIIDSPGYNADTSSLDDSTGSVSFSPIKSQALKAEEAAKVEEKVSRDASQEMQEPLQENKLSKMISPSSGYSSQDATSPQLSKPHSSSPRHKRGILAKLQRLFPGSTSGPPSSPLTQPQATENIKSTEDPKPDSVDTVSVSASVRTLRELFNIPPPPKVHAPPPPPPEVWVHSKRSIELLLGPPAPDNLEAIIKRNPKDRRQQRQSPSASTEGSPHVLGRKKVHESVILNAEIHKENNERLAQNVDLKGNSTVTEKDKKVRASDILNGMLVKAVEKREERLAAMREEEAKKTSTQATELKTSIDTLPGISLVRISPSPSPLISHHPPQPQAKQTTEVASVTSVRAVVSPESSWPPPPPPIVQAGVGGPDETDIPLPPPPLFGEVGLVIPVQVPPERSIPGDDSSFTTTAQKSCSSQGTGPPPLNIPPPPPYTAPPPPLPVVKMVSPPVEEVFPPPPKEFSLPPSKEVSPPPPKEVSPPPLKEVSPFLPPKEVSPPPLKEVSPLPPKERFLPVRPKQSPPPLVQEIPPTLVKDVLPPLIIKFSPLPPKGIPAPSAEEVALSSSEEDASQSSIEATLVSKLSPPQSIPPPPPLPSQPQLSEQDIDLPQENIQSESESNTVSSNSILTPSQSIPPPPVIELLHQPQVLPLNSDSPATQEALPSPPSEVSVPPVPETSTSPEKVQDTVPPPPVNIPVSPPLSMQGLTSIEHQSTPASTENQSQELTLASVIQEETTPIVTPSLLQKVKLRSVNSSPEPPKAQEQPQAEVTMRKQQPPSNQVPTSSASGEAPQKPIRRSLIITSPTSTSPPVIVTSQPGLPKSLSASSSTVPSPTKKSPPAMTASPSMNLQEAIRLRTAARSKESPTSRLSLHSPTSPLDLHKSPTSTASFIFSKSNKRVVIETKSVQASVQNNLEVSAVTKVLSEAESLKKVPPPVAKKPKSKAKENETSEGMEQTAGHGSTAGGYSGCCREDKWDSRYC; encoded by the exons CTGTCCCAAAGCGAGATGATGACGACAAAGCCCTGGCACCCCTGTTGCTTCAGGAGAATGTGTTCATTGAGACAAGCAGGCCTAAGTACCTGGAGGACCTTCACACCGAGGCCCTGGAGGGATTGAAATTGATGCAGCAGGAAG AAACCAGTAATGGAGTGGAGTACCAGGATAATGAAAGCACAATT TCGAATATAACGATTCACACAGACAGGGAAGGTGGAGGGTTTACAACAGACAGCACCATTCCTGACACATCCTCTGTCGTGTCTGTACAATCATCTGTGTCCACTAGATCATCCCGCTCTGGACTCACCAGACAAG GGTCAACATTCAGGCCTTTGAACTCTGGGAAAAAATCAGAAAAGATGAGAAGAAGACGACACAGGAAGACCGTTGCGGGTATCCCACATCATGTTCAGAGAGAGTTGG GGTTGGACAGAGCGGGCTGGACATTGACTCAGAAGTTAGATGAGGAACAGCTTTGTAATGGTGAGACTGACACTAGCCCCACCACTGATGGGCCACAGCAATCAGCAGAGTCACAAAAGGGAGCCAGGGCTGGCCTCCAGGTCAGGAAGGGTATCCAGCCTCTCAACAAAGAACAAGTCGAGCGGCTCAATGCCGCCCATGCTGGTCATAGGGACGACCTGGCCCTGTTGCACCGCCTGGGTCCTGACTTGACAGGTGGAGATAGGCCCCGGTCCCTGGCAGTTCCCTGGATGACTACTGCCAACAGCCTCCAGCCAGGCCCACCCAGCCCTGTCATGTCCATGTCACCCCAGGCTGCTTACATGTCCAAAATCATTCCCAATGCTGTGTTGCCACCATCCATTGAGGTGGTAGAAATCAGCCGTGGACGGAGTCGCAGCAGCCTCCGCACCGTCAGCAAGAGCAGCCTGCTGCTCTCCAGTCCAGCTCCCTCCCGTGCTTCCTCCAGAGCGTCCTCAACCAGAACCACTTCCTCCAAAGCCTCAAACATCACCTCTGCCTCCCGCTACAACCCCCCCAATGTCTCCGACAGCTCTTGTTGGAGCAACTCTGAGTCCTCAGAGACTTTAGTGTCTGATTCCTCAAccatctccagcagcagcacccccAGGCAGAGGAGGTCACAGGACGGAGATGCTTCTGCTAAGGAGGACAAAGTCAGTGTTCACTCATCTCTCAGCAAGGCTTCCAAATGCACCTCCAACGGCAAGCTTGTTGGTACAGTTGACACAGTTAAGAAAGAGGGGTCGTTTGTGCGTAGCCTCTCTGTCATGAAGCCCAAGAAGGCTCCCCCTCCTCCAAGCCGCTCCTATTCCCTCCACAATAAGATGAAACGACGATCACGTGATCTGGCAGAGGTTAGAGTTTCAGGGGAATCGTCTCTCCATAAAATCTCCACCACaggtaaagaaaatgaaaaaaacaaatcgGGATCTTCTCCTATGACCTCAAAAATCATAGACAGCCCTGGCTACAATGCTGACACCAGTTCTCTGGATGACTCCACAGGCTCTGTGTCATTCAGTCCCATTAAATCCCAGGCACTAAAGGCAGAGGAAGCTGCAAAGGTTGAGGAAAAAGTTTCCAGAGATGCATCACAAGAGATGCAGGAACCACTTCAGGAGAATAAGCTAAGCAAAATGATCTCCCCATCCAGTGGCTACTCCAGCCAAGATGCCACATCCCCACAACTCTCTAAGCCCCACAGCTCATCTCCGAGGCACAAGAGAGGCATCTTAGCAAAGCTTCAAAGGTTATTTCCCGGGTCCACTTCTGGTCCACCTTCATCCCCTCTCACCCAGCCACAGGCtactgaaaacattaaatctACAGAGGATCCTAAACCTGACTCAGTTGACACAGTCAGCGTCAGCGCTTCTGTAAGGACCTTGAGAGAACTCTTCAACATCCCTCCACCGCCCAAAGTCCACGCaccgcctccccctcctccagaGGTTTGGGTTCACAGCAAGCGTAGCATTGAGTTGCTGCTGGGACCCCCAGCACCTGACAACCTTGAAGCCATCATAAAGAGGAATCCAAAGGACAGGAGACAACAGAGGCAGTCCCCCTCTGCATCTACAGAGGGATCTCCACATGTGCTGGGGAGAAAGAAAGTCCATGAAAGTGTGATTTTGAATGCAGAGATTCATAAAGAGAACAATGAAAGACTGGCTCAGAATGTAGATTTGAAAGGAAACagtacagtgacagaaaaagataaGAAAGTAAGAGCAAGTGACATATTAAATGGGATGTTAGTGAAAGCTGTAGAGAAACGTGAAGAAAGGCTGGCAGcaatgagagaagaagaagccaAGAAGACATCCACACAAGCTACAGAGTTAAAGACCAGCATTGATACCTTACCTGGCATTTCATTAGTACGCATTTCTCCATCCCCTTCTCCTCTGATTTCACACCATCCTCCCCAACCCCAAGCCAAACAGACCACAGAAGTTGCTTCTGTCACATCAGTACGAGCGGTTGTATCTCCTGAGTCATCCTGgcccccaccacctccaccaatAGTACAAGCAGGTGTGGGTGGACCTGATGAGACAGATATTCCCCTTCCACCCCCCCCACTGTTTGGTGAAGTAGGCTTAGTCATACCTGTTCAGGTGCCCCCAGAGAGGTCCATTCCTGGTGATGACTCCTCTTTTACAACTACAGCACAGAAATCCTGTTCATCCCAGGGAACTGGTCCTCCACCACTGAATatccctcctcccccaccctaTACAGCGCCCCCTCCACCACTTCCAGTGGTTAAAATGGTCTCTCCGCCAGTAGAGGAAGTCTTTCCACCACCACCTAAAGAGTTCTCTCTACCACCATCTAAAGAGgtttctcctccaccacctaAAGAAGTTTCTCCTCCGCCACTTAAAGAAGTTTCTCCATTCCTACCACCTAAAGAAGTTTCTCCTCCGCCACTTAAAGAAGTTTCTCCATTACCACCTAAAGAG AGGTTTCTACCTGTGAGGCCCAAACagtcccctcctcctctggttcAAGAAATCCCACCTACACTTGTTAAAGATGTCTTGCCTCCACTAATTATCAAGTTCTCCCCTCTGCCTCCTAAAGGGATCCCtgctccatctgctgaggaggTTGCTCTTTCGTCTTCTGAAGAAGATGCCTCTCAGTCTTCTATAGAAGCAACACTTGTCAGCAAGCTAAGTCCACCACAAAGTAttccacccccaccacccctaCCATCGCAACCCCAGTTGTCAGAGCAGGATATTGATCTTCCACAAGAGAACATCCAATCCGAATCTGAATCAAACACAGTTTCATCAAACAGTATTTTAACTCCCTCTCAAAGTattccacctccacctgtcaTAGAGCTTCTGCACCAACCTCAGGTTCTACCCTTGAACAGTGATAGTCCAGCAACCCAGGAGGCCCTACCTTCACCACCATCAGAAGTCTCAGTCCCACCAGTTCCTGAAACCTCGACTTCACCTGAAAAGGTTCAAGACACTGTTCCCCCTCCACCTGTAAACATCCCTGTATCTCCACCTTTATCTATGCAGGGTCTTACCAGCATTGAGCACCAGTCTACTCCTGCAAGCACAGAAAACCAAAGCCAAGAGCTGACCCTTGCCAGTGTTATACAGGAGGAAACTACTCCCATTGTCACCCCCTCCTTGCTGCAGAAGGTGAAGCTGCGGTCCGTCAACAGCAGTCCTGAGCCCCCTAAAGCTCAAGAGCAACCACAGGCTGAGGTCACAATGAGGAAACAGCAGCCACCCAGCAATCAGGTCCCAACCTCATCTGCCAGTGGAGAAGCTCCTCAAAAGCCCATCAGAAGGTCTCTGATAATAACCTCTCCCACATCCACTTCTCCACCTGTCATAGTCACTTCACAACCAGGTCTGCCCAAGTCCCTGTCTGCATCTTCATCCACAGTCCCCTCCCCTACAAAAAAGTCTCCTCCTGCCATGACAGCCTCTCCTTCCATGAACCTACAGGAGGCCATCCGCCTGAGGACAGCAGCCAGATCAAAAGAGAGCCCTACATCTCGCCTCAGCCTACACTCACCTACATCACCATTAGACCTCCACAAGTCCCCCACTAGCACAGCAAGCTTTATCTTCTCCAAGAGCAACAAGAGGGTGGTGATTGAGACCAAGTCGGTGCAGGCAAGTGTACAGAATAACCTGGAGGTTTCTGCTGTAACAAAGGTGTTGAGTGAAGCAGAATCATTGAAGAAGGTGCCACCACCGGTAGCAAAGAAACCCAAATCGAAGGCCAAAGAGAATGAGACCAGTGAAGGGATGGAGCAAACTGCAGGACATGGAAGCACAGCAGGAGGGTATTCAGG ATGCTGCAGAGAAGACAAATGGGACAGCAGGTACTgttga